The genomic region TGTTTATGATTTTTGACGATTTTTTTGCCAGTTTTACTGATACAGTTGACTATACGGTACAAATCCCAGTGTAAATTTCATAATTTAAATTTTAAGGTGTGGTGTCGAATGAGTCAGAATACCAGAATCAATTCTCATAACCCATTCCCCAAGACTTCCAGACTTAATCCCATCCTGGCCACAGCACTCAAAAACTTGGAGGTGCGACTAGATGAGGAATTAGTTAGATACAGACGCACCCGTTATAGTGCTCGACCGGTTGATAGTAAATATATCACATCTGATAATATAGACTTAAAAGTGTCATCCGGAGAAGAGGGTGATCCTTTATCAAATCGCTTTTCCCTAGACCCCACCCTAGGTTATTCTGAATATGTGTGTACTCCATCATCAGATGGGAGTTATGGGGACACAACCACAAGCTTTCCGGAGGGAGCAGGGCAAGAAATTTTCGATTCCCCATCTTTGGAGGAAGAATCAGCCTTCCAACCTCCACCAGAAAAGTTGAACAAAAAGAATTTCAATAAAAACAATAGGAAGACGTTTAATCGGAGTAAGGGTGGTTCGCTCTCACCCCTGGGAGTTTTTTCTATTTTTCTCATGCTCTTGACCAGCTTAGGTTTCGGTTATGTGCTATTTAATTTCCGTAGTCTCTCCAAATTAAGTTTAAGTAAGTTTAACCCATTTAATATTAATCCGGAGGTTTCCACCTCTAACACCTCTGGGAATACAAACAGTCCTGCAGTGAACAATCAATTTTCCATTGGTTCACAATCACTTACTTCTGTTCCTCAACTTCCTAGGGTGTCACAGATAAAAAGTGGAAACAATGGGCAATTACCATCCCCGAGCCAACCTAATTCCCCTCCAAAATCCACCAATCTTCCTGTTTCTCTCCAATCCGGTCAAAATTCTACCCGCCAAAATACATCCTCTCGATCTGGCTTAGGGGTTTCATCTAGTAATCCATCCGCCCCCCGATCCAATACCCAATTTGCTAGTATTAGTGGGGGAAGAATTAAACGACAAATCAAACAGGAAGTCCCGAGGCGAAACTTACAGCTAGGTGAAGGTTCTAACGCAGTAGCACAAGCGGTCAATAATCCCTATTATTATCTGATAACTGATAATGAGAGTGATACTATCTTGAGTGCAGCTAAGGAAGTTGTCCCCGATGCTTATTTGTCACCTAATCAAAAGTACATCTATCTGGGCGCATTCCTAACTCCAGAGGAAGCAAAACAAAGGTTACAGCAACTAGAAGCTAGGGGAATTAAAGCCCGCTTACGAAATTAATCTTTTCTCCCTTACTGGAGTTATCTTGATATTCGTTTTTACACAAGCTCTTGACCTCAATAAAGCAGCTTTGTAAACTTGTTGGTCAAGCCATCGTCTTCCAAATAAAAAACACACAAGCAGGAAAAAATTATGGGATTATTTGATAGGTTAAAAAGAGTAATTAGTGCCAATCTAAATGATTTAGTCAATAAAGCTGAAGATCCAGAAAAAATGCTGGAACAGGCCCTCTTGGAAATGCAGGAGGACTTGGTGGAGCTTCGTCAAGGGGTGGCACAAGCTATTGCTGCCCAAAAACGCACGGAAAAACAATATAATGATGCTGCTAGTGAAGTGAATAAGTGGCAGCGCAATGCCCAGTTGGCCGTACAAAAAGGAGATGAGAACCTAGCACGTCAAGCTTTGGAACGGAAGAAAAGTGCTAATGAAACATCTATAGCTCTCAAGACCAGTTTAGACCAGCAAATTACTCAGGTGGAGACTCTTAAAAAGAGCTTGATTCAATTGGAAAGCAAAATTGCTGAGTACAAGAACAAAAAGGACATGCTCAGGGCGCGTATTACTGCTGCTAAAGCTCAAGAACAGATTGGCTCGATGGTTACTAATATGAATAGTAATAGTGCCATGGCTGCTTTTGAGCGAATGGAAGAGAAAGTTCTCATGCAAGAGGCTCGTGCCCAGTCTACAGCCGAATTAGTAGGTGCGGATTTAGATAGCCAATTTGCTCGTCTAGAAGGTAGTAGTGATATTGATGATGAATTGGCAGCTTTGAAGGCTAGTATACTATCACCAGCTCCTACACCTAAAGGAGAATTACCTCCTGCTGAATCTAGCAGTAGTTCCCAAAAGGATCAAAGCAAATTCGCTGAACCCGTAGATGCTGAATTGGAAGAGCTGAGAAAACAACTGGATAAATTATAATTGACATAATTGACTCTCCCCATCTGACTTTTCGGGTAATAATGACCAGTTTACGGTAAACTGGTCTGTGGGTTAACTTTTGACAATGGCATGGAGAATTTTATGAGTAAGGGTGTAATAACTATCACTGATGCTGAATTTGCATCGGAGGTTCTGGCTGCTGATCAGCCAGTATTAGTCTACTTTTGGGCTTCCTGGTGTGGTCCTTGTAAATTGATGGCTCCATTGATGAATGTAGCTGCGGAAAAATATAGCGATCGCCTGAAAATTGTCAAGATGGAGGTTGACCCAAATCCGAATAGCGTCAAAACCTATCAGGTGGAAGGTGTGCCTGCATTGAGACTGATTGCATCTAAAAAATTAAAAGCTTCTACGGAGGGGGTGATCGGGAAGGAAAAACTTCTTGGTTGGTTGGATGAGAATTTAAATAATTAACTGTTTACTTTTTTCCGTTGTTTTTTGTTAGTTCGGTTATTGCCATGTCCAAAAATAAAATCCGATTTGCACAACGTTTACAACCTTTACAGTCTAATGTATTTTCGGATATGGATACAGCTAAGTCTTTAGCTATAGCTGCGGGACAAAAGTTAATTGATTTATCCCTAGGATCTTCTGATTTACCAGCAGAAAATCATGTGATTCAGGCGATCGCCCAGTCCCTGC from Cylindrospermopsis curvispora GIHE-G1 harbors:
- a CDS encoding PspA/IM30 family protein, whose translation is MGLFDRLKRVISANLNDLVNKAEDPEKMLEQALLEMQEDLVELRQGVAQAIAAQKRTEKQYNDAASEVNKWQRNAQLAVQKGDENLARQALERKKSANETSIALKTSLDQQITQVETLKKSLIQLESKIAEYKNKKDMLRARITAAKAQEQIGSMVTNMNSNSAMAAFERMEEKVLMQEARAQSTAELVGADLDSQFARLEGSSDIDDELAALKASILSPAPTPKGELPPAESSSSSQKDQSKFAEPVDAELEELRKQLDKL
- a CDS encoding thioredoxin family protein, with protein sequence MSKGVITITDAEFASEVLAADQPVLVYFWASWCGPCKLMAPLMNVAAEKYSDRLKIVKMEVDPNPNSVKTYQVEGVPALRLIASKKLKASTEGVIGKEKLLGWLDENLNN